One segment of Vidua macroura isolate BioBank_ID:100142 chromosome 24, ASM2450914v1, whole genome shotgun sequence DNA contains the following:
- the CCND3 gene encoding G1/S-specific cyclin-D3 isoform X2, protein MELLCVESAPRAPRAGRDPHLLGDRRVLQNLLSLEERYSPRVSYFQCVQRDIQPYMRKMLAFWMLEVCEEQKCEEEVFPLAMNYVDRYLSSVAVQKNHLQLLGAVCMLLASKLRETMPLTVEKLCIYTDNSITPQELLHWELLVLEKLKWDLVSVIANDFLPHILHQLPLPLDKVELVKKHAQTFIALCATDDTFVMYPPSMIATGSVGAAIHGLSLPGGGDAVTELLAATTGTEVDCLKACQEQIEAALAESLKQASQSQQEFSAKTAAYGGSQPTSTPTDVTDVNL, encoded by the exons ATGGAGCTGCTGTGCGTGGAGtccgcgccccgcgccccccgcgccgGGCGGGACCCGCATCTGCTGGGGGACCGGCGGGTGCTGCAGAACCTGCTGAGCCTGGAGGAGCGCTACAGCCCCCGCGTGTCCTACTTCCAGTGCGTGCAGCGCGACATCCAGCCCTACATGCGGAAGATGCTGGCCTTCTGGATGCTGGAG GTGTGCGAGGAGCAGAAGTGTGAGGAGGAGGTGTTCCCGCTGGCCATGAACTACGTGGATCGTTACCTGTCCTCGGTGGCCGTGCAGAAGAaccacctgcagctgctgggagccgTGTGCATGCTGCTGGCCTCCAAGCTGAGGGAAACCATGCCCCTGACCGTGGAGAAGctctgcatctacactgacaACTCCATCaccccccaggagctgctg cactgggagctgctggtcctGGAGAAGCTCAAGTGGGACCTGGTGTCGGTGATTGCCAACGATTTCCTGCCCCACATCCTGCACCAGCTGCCGCTGCCCCTGGACAAGGTGGAGCTGGTGAAGAAACACGCCCAGACCTTCATCGCCCTCTGCGCCACAG ACGACACGTTCGTGATGTACCCCCCGTCCATGATCGCCACGGGCAGCGTCGGCGCCGCCATCCACGGCCTGAGCCTGCCCGGGGGCGGCGACGCCGTCACCGAGCTGCTGGCCGCGACCACGGGCACCGAGGTG GACTGCCTGAAGGCCTGTCAGGAGCAGATCGAGGCGGCCTTAGCCGAGAGCCTGAAGCAGGCATCccaatcccagcaggaattcagcGCCAAGACGGCGGCCTACGGGGGCAGCCAACCCACGAGCACCCCCACGGACGTCACCGACGTCAACCTGTGA
- the CCND3 gene encoding G1/S-specific cyclin-D3 isoform X1 has protein sequence MELLCVESAPRAPRAGRDPHLLGDRRVLQNLLSLEERYSPRVSYFQCVQRDIQPYMRKMLAFWMLEVCEEQKCEEEVFPLAMNYVDRYLSSVAVQKNHLQLLGAVCMLLASKLRETMPLTVEKLCIYTDNSITPQELLHWELLVLEKLKWDLVSVIANDFLPHILHQLPLPLDKVELVKKHAQTFIALCATGLPEGLSGADRGGLSREPEAGIPIPAGIQRQDGGLRGQPTHEHPHGRHRRQPVTNCPSPELLPLPGHPQLAASPPPTQRLRGALPRLGAWSGIRSGARSCCRWPGGE, from the exons ATGGAGCTGCTGTGCGTGGAGtccgcgccccgcgccccccgcgccgGGCGGGACCCGCATCTGCTGGGGGACCGGCGGGTGCTGCAGAACCTGCTGAGCCTGGAGGAGCGCTACAGCCCCCGCGTGTCCTACTTCCAGTGCGTGCAGCGCGACATCCAGCCCTACATGCGGAAGATGCTGGCCTTCTGGATGCTGGAG GTGTGCGAGGAGCAGAAGTGTGAGGAGGAGGTGTTCCCGCTGGCCATGAACTACGTGGATCGTTACCTGTCCTCGGTGGCCGTGCAGAAGAaccacctgcagctgctgggagccgTGTGCATGCTGCTGGCCTCCAAGCTGAGGGAAACCATGCCCCTGACCGTGGAGAAGctctgcatctacactgacaACTCCATCaccccccaggagctgctg cactgggagctgctggtcctGGAGAAGCTCAAGTGGGACCTGGTGTCGGTGATTGCCAACGATTTCCTGCCCCACATCCTGCACCAGCTGCCGCTGCCCCTGGACAAGGTGGAGCTGGTGAAGAAACACGCCCAGACCTTCATCGCCCTCTGCGCCACAG GACTGCCTGAAGGCCTGTCAGGAGCAGATCGAGGCGGCCTTAGCCGAGAGCCTGAAGCAGGCATCccaatcccagcaggaattcagcGCCAAGACGGCGGCCTACGGGGGCAGCCAACCCACGAGCACCCCCACGGACGTCACCGACGTCAACCTGTGACCAACTGCCCTTCCCCagagctcctgcccctccctggACACCCCCAGCTCGCTGCATCCCCCCCGCCCACCCAGCGCCTCCGAGGGGcccttcccaggctgggagCGTGGAGCGGGATCCGCTCTGGTgcccggagctgctgcaggtggccGGGGGGGGAGTGA
- the BYSL gene encoding bystin — protein sequence MPKARRARGSGPAPALPLAEQILQDAAPRARVREKRGAEEQGGDGGGDGFVDARLSRRILEQARRQQEELEAEHGPGAPAAPRQRSAVLGPGSDSEDDEEWPSLEKAAAAAAAGRSGDYGGEVEVDPEDEKAIEMFMNKNPPLRRTLADIIMEKITEKQTEVETALSELSGCPMPQLDPRVLEVYRGVREVLSKYRSGKLPKAFKIIPALSNWEQILYITEPETWTAAAMYQATRIFSSNLKERMAQRFYNLVLLPRIRDDIAEYKRLNFHLYMALKKALFKPAAWFKGILIPLCESGTCTLREAIIIGSILTKCSIPVLHSSAALLKLAEMQYSGANSIFLRLLIDKKYALPFRVLDALVFHFLAFRTDQRLLPVLWHQSLLALAQRYKEDLSSEQKEALLELLKFHSHPQISPEIRRELMNSKTRDVEGEQPVAME from the exons ATGCCCAAGgcccggcgggcgcggggctccggcccggccccggcgctgccctTGGCCGAGCAGATCCTGCAGGACGCGGCCCCGCGGGCGCGGGTGCGGGAGAAGCGCGGGGCGGAGGAGCAGGGCGGGGATGGCGGCGGGGACGGCTTCGTGGACGCGCGGCTGTCCCGGCGCATCCTGGAGCAGGCGCGgcggcagcaggaggagctggaggccgAGCACGGCCCCGGAgcgcccgcagccccccggCAGCGCAGCGCGGTTCTCG GTCCCGGCTCGGACTCGGAGGATGATGAGGAATGGCCCTCGCTGGAgaaggcggcggcggcggcggccgcgggacGGAGCGGGGACTACGGCGGGGAGGTGGAGGTGGACCCCGAGGACGAGAAAGCCATCGAGATGTTCATGAACAAGAACCCGCCGCTGAG GCGCACGCTGGCCGATATCATCATGGAGAAGATCACGGAGAAGCAGACGGAGGTGGAGACGGCGCTGTCGGAGCTCTCGGGCTGCCCCATGCCCCAGCTCGACCCCCGTGTCCTGGAGGTCTACAGGGGTGTCAGGGAG GTGCTGTCCAAGTACAGGAGTGGGAAGCTCCCCAAGGCGTTTAAAATCATCCCTGCCTTGTCCAACTGGGAGCAGATCCTCTACATCACTGAGCCAGAGACGTGGACAGCTGCTGCCATGTACCAGGCCACCAG GATATTTTCCTCCAACCTGAAGGAGAGGATGGCCCAGAGGTTCTACAACCTGGTGCTGCTGCCGCGGATCCGGGACGACATCGCCGAGTACAAGCGGCTCAACTTCCACCTGTACATGGCTCTGAAGAAGGCTCTGTTCAAGCCAGCGGCCTGGTTCAAGG ggatccTCATCCCGCTCTGTGAGTCCGGCACCTGCACGCTCAGGGAGGCCATCATCATCGGCAGCATCCTCACCAAGTGCTCCATCCCCGTCCTGCACTCCAG CGCGGCGCTGCTGAAGCTGGCCGAGATGCAGTACAGCGGCGCCAACAGCATCTTCCTGCGCCTGCTCATCGACAAGAAGTACGCGCTGCCCTTCCGCGTGCTCGACGCCCTGGTCTTCCACTTCCTGGCCTTCCGCACGGACCAGCGGCTCCTGCCCGTGCTGTGGCACCAGAGCTTGCTGGCCTTGGCCCAGCGCTACAAGGAGGACCTGTCCTCGGAGCAGAAGgaggccctgctggagctgctcaagTTCCACAGCCACCCCCAGATCTCGCCAGAGATCCGCCGGGAGCTGATGAACTCCAAGACGAGGGACGTGGAAGGGGAGCAGCCGGTGGCCATGGAatga
- the MED20 gene encoding mediator of RNA polymerase II transcription subunit 20 isoform X5: MGVTCVSQVPVAEGKSVQQTVELLARRLEALGADKQGTFGVDCETYHTAATLGTQGQTGKLMYVMHNSEYPLSCFALFENGPCLVADANFDTLMVKLKGFFQNAKANKIESRGTRYQYCDFLVKLGTVTMGPSARGISVELCSQVEFCPSHQLQGCGLCSQVEYCPCVIANDCWNLLMEFMQSFMGSHTPGIPSVFGSKHDSTYSPGDTMVQYMELFNKIRKQQQVPVAGIR, encoded by the exons ATGGGGGTCACCTG CGTGTCGCAGGTGCCGGTGGCCGAGGGCAAGAGCGTGCAGCAGACGGTGGAGCTGCTGGCGCGGCGGCTGGAGGCGCTGGGCGCGGACAAGCAGGGGACGTTCGGCGTGGACTGCGAGACCTATCACACCGCGGCCACCCTCGGCACACAGG GGCAGACAGGGAAGCTGATGTACGTCATGCACAACTCCGAGTACCCCCTGAGCTGCTTCGCCCTCTTCGAGAACGGGCCCTGCCTCGTGGCCGACGCCAACTTTGACACCCTCATGGTGAAGCTCAAGGGCTTCTTCCAGAACGCCAAGGCCAACAAGATCGAGAGCCGCGGCACCCGCTACCAGTACTGCGACTTCCTGGTGAAGCTGGGCACGGTCACCATGGGCCCCAGCGCCAGGGGCATCTCCGTGGAG ctgtg TTCCCAGGTGGAATTCTGCCCCTCTcaccagctccagggctgtgggcTGTGTTCCCAG GTGGAATACTGCCCCTGTGTGATCGCCAACGACTGCTGGAACCTGCTGATGGAGTTCATGCAGAGCTTCATGGGCAGCCACACGCCCGGGATCCCGTCGGTGTTCGGCTCCAAGCACGACAGCACCTACAGCCCCGGGGACACCATGGTGCAGTACATGGAGCTCTTCAACAAGATCCgcaagcagcagcaggtgcccGTGGCTGGCATCAGGTGA
- the MED20 gene encoding mediator of RNA polymerase II transcription subunit 20 isoform X4 has translation MGVTCVSQVPVAEGKSVQQTVELLARRLEALGADKQGTFGVDCETYHTAATLGTQGQTGKLMYVMHNSEYPLSCFALFENGPCLVADANFDTLMVKLKGFFQNAKANKIESRGTRYQYCDFLVKLGTVTMGPSARGISVEVEYCPCVIANDCWNLLMEFMQSFMGSHTPGIPSVFGSKHDSTYSPGDTMVQYMELFNKIRKQQQVPVAGIR, from the exons ATGGGGGTCACCTG CGTGTCGCAGGTGCCGGTGGCCGAGGGCAAGAGCGTGCAGCAGACGGTGGAGCTGCTGGCGCGGCGGCTGGAGGCGCTGGGCGCGGACAAGCAGGGGACGTTCGGCGTGGACTGCGAGACCTATCACACCGCGGCCACCCTCGGCACACAGG GGCAGACAGGGAAGCTGATGTACGTCATGCACAACTCCGAGTACCCCCTGAGCTGCTTCGCCCTCTTCGAGAACGGGCCCTGCCTCGTGGCCGACGCCAACTTTGACACCCTCATGGTGAAGCTCAAGGGCTTCTTCCAGAACGCCAAGGCCAACAAGATCGAGAGCCGCGGCACCCGCTACCAGTACTGCGACTTCCTGGTGAAGCTGGGCACGGTCACCATGGGCCCCAGCGCCAGGGGCATCTCCGTGGAG GTGGAATACTGCCCCTGTGTGATCGCCAACGACTGCTGGAACCTGCTGATGGAGTTCATGCAGAGCTTCATGGGCAGCCACACGCCCGGGATCCCGTCGGTGTTCGGCTCCAAGCACGACAGCACCTACAGCCCCGGGGACACCATGGTGCAGTACATGGAGCTCTTCAACAAGATCCgcaagcagcagcaggtgcccGTGGCTGGCATCAGGTGA
- the MED20 gene encoding mediator of RNA polymerase II transcription subunit 20 isoform X1 has translation MGGGTGIDSWNGGAAPGRAPGMGGRTRAGSRRGQPRAHGENLRMEDAEQSRGRGRRCPGGSVTPGRCRSVSQVPVAEGKSVQQTVELLARRLEALGADKQGTFGVDCETYHTAATLGTQGQTGKLMYVMHNSEYPLSCFALFENGPCLVADANFDTLMVKLKGFFQNAKANKIESRGTRYQYCDFLVKLGTVTMGPSARGISVEVEYCPCVIANDCWNLLMEFMQSFMGSHTPGIPSVFGSKHDSTYSPGDTMVQYMELFNKIRKQQQVPVAGIR, from the exons ATGGGGGGTGGAACCGGGATAGACTCCTGGAATGGGGGGGCGGCACCGGGAAGGGCTCCTGGAATGGGGGGGCGGACCCGGGCGGGCTCCCGGCGCGGACAGCCCCGGGCACACGGGGAGAATCTCCGGATGGAGGATGCGGAGCAGTCCCGGGGGCGCGGCCGGCGGTGTCCCGGTGGGTCTGTGACCCCCGGTCGGTGTCGCAGCGTGTCGCAGGTGCCGGTGGCCGAGGGCAAGAGCGTGCAGCAGACGGTGGAGCTGCTGGCGCGGCGGCTGGAGGCGCTGGGCGCGGACAAGCAGGGGACGTTCGGCGTGGACTGCGAGACCTATCACACCGCGGCCACCCTCGGCACACAGG GGCAGACAGGGAAGCTGATGTACGTCATGCACAACTCCGAGTACCCCCTGAGCTGCTTCGCCCTCTTCGAGAACGGGCCCTGCCTCGTGGCCGACGCCAACTTTGACACCCTCATGGTGAAGCTCAAGGGCTTCTTCCAGAACGCCAAGGCCAACAAGATCGAGAGCCGCGGCACCCGCTACCAGTACTGCGACTTCCTGGTGAAGCTGGGCACGGTCACCATGGGCCCCAGCGCCAGGGGCATCTCCGTGGAG GTGGAATACTGCCCCTGTGTGATCGCCAACGACTGCTGGAACCTGCTGATGGAGTTCATGCAGAGCTTCATGGGCAGCCACACGCCCGGGATCCCGTCGGTGTTCGGCTCCAAGCACGACAGCACCTACAGCCCCGGGGACACCATGGTGCAGTACATGGAGCTCTTCAACAAGATCCgcaagcagcagcaggtgcccGTGGCTGGCATCAGGTGA
- the MED20 gene encoding mediator of RNA polymerase II transcription subunit 20 isoform X2, with protein sequence MDCWIDQCSWRGGQTGKLMYVMHNSEYPLSCFALFENGPCLVADANFDTLMVKLKGFFQNAKANKIESRGTRYQYCDFLVKLGTVTMGPSARGISVEVEYCPCVIANDCWNLLMEFMQSFMGSHTPGIPSVFGSKHDSTYSPGDTMVQYMELFNKIRKQQQVPVAGIR encoded by the exons atggactgttggaTTGACCAGTGTAGCTGGAGAGGAG GGCAGACAGGGAAGCTGATGTACGTCATGCACAACTCCGAGTACCCCCTGAGCTGCTTCGCCCTCTTCGAGAACGGGCCCTGCCTCGTGGCCGACGCCAACTTTGACACCCTCATGGTGAAGCTCAAGGGCTTCTTCCAGAACGCCAAGGCCAACAAGATCGAGAGCCGCGGCACCCGCTACCAGTACTGCGACTTCCTGGTGAAGCTGGGCACGGTCACCATGGGCCCCAGCGCCAGGGGCATCTCCGTGGAG GTGGAATACTGCCCCTGTGTGATCGCCAACGACTGCTGGAACCTGCTGATGGAGTTCATGCAGAGCTTCATGGGCAGCCACACGCCCGGGATCCCGTCGGTGTTCGGCTCCAAGCACGACAGCACCTACAGCCCCGGGGACACCATGGTGCAGTACATGGAGCTCTTCAACAAGATCCgcaagcagcagcaggtgcccGTGGCTGGCATCAGGTGA
- the MED20 gene encoding mediator of RNA polymerase II transcription subunit 20 isoform X3: protein MYVMHNSEYPLSCFALFENGPCLVADANFDTLMVKLKGFFQNAKANKIESRGTRYQYCDFLVKLGTVTMGPSARGISVEVEYCPCVIANDCWNLLMEFMQSFMGSHTPGIPSVFGSKHDSTYSPGDTMVQYMELFNKIRKQQQVPVAGIR from the exons ATGTACGTCATGCACAACTCCGAGTACCCCCTGAGCTGCTTCGCCCTCTTCGAGAACGGGCCCTGCCTCGTGGCCGACGCCAACTTTGACACCCTCATGGTGAAGCTCAAGGGCTTCTTCCAGAACGCCAAGGCCAACAAGATCGAGAGCCGCGGCACCCGCTACCAGTACTGCGACTTCCTGGTGAAGCTGGGCACGGTCACCATGGGCCCCAGCGCCAGGGGCATCTCCGTGGAG GTGGAATACTGCCCCTGTGTGATCGCCAACGACTGCTGGAACCTGCTGATGGAGTTCATGCAGAGCTTCATGGGCAGCCACACGCCCGGGATCCCGTCGGTGTTCGGCTCCAAGCACGACAGCACCTACAGCCCCGGGGACACCATGGTGCAGTACATGGAGCTCTTCAACAAGATCCgcaagcagcagcaggtgcccGTGGCTGGCATCAGGTGA